The nucleotide window AGCCGTCGCAGGTGATGAGCCGTAGCTCGGCGCCCTCGGTGTTCCCGTACACCTTCTGGGTGGGGAACTCGTCCTTTGGGTACTGTTCGCCTTTGGTAACGGCAAAGGTCGCGGTGGACCCATCTTCGCGCGTGACCTCGATGAGGTCGCCGGCCTTCAGTGCCCTGAGGTCGGCAAAGACGCCAGGTCCGCCGCCGGTGGCGTTCACGTGTCCCAGCAGTACGGAGGGTCCGCGTTCGCCGGGAGTGGGGGACTGGTTGTACCAGCTGGCCGGTGCGCCCGGTCCGTCCGGTGGTACCTCCAGGGAGCCGTTCTCCCGCAGCCCAAGCGAGAGCAAATCGGAACCTGCTTCGATGGTGGGGATCGAGAAGGAGACGGGTGCAGAAGCTTCAAGCGTTGGCGGAAGAGCGGGTGCCTGGGACGGTTCCGCTGAGGGGGAGGCTTCGGCGCTGGCGGAAGCAGATGGTGCCGCCGGCGCTGAGGTAGCAGGCGCCGTCGTCGTCGTTGGGACCTGAGCACCCTCGCTGCCGGTGCCTGTGCCGCAGCCGGTGAGGATCAAAAGGGCGGCCGCCGCAGAAACTGCAAAGCTTCTGCGGCGGCCGGAGTTGGAGCTGATCATGAGATCAGATCAGTCCTTTACTTGGTGGTTGAGCGACGGACGGCGTAGGTGCCGCCGGCTGCTGCTGCCAGAACCAGGCCGCCGCCGAGGGCGATCATGCCCAGGTTGGAGCCGGACTCCTGTGCAACACCGGTGTCAGCGCCACCTTCAGGCATTGCGCCCATCTGGGAAGCAACCAGGGTTCCACACAGAGCAGGCGAGGTTGCGCCCAAGGGAAGCGAAGGCTCGAGGTCGCTCGGAGCGTTGAAAGCTTCCTCGCTGCCCGTGGCCGTCGCCGGATCCAGACCGTGAACCACAACAACTGCGGTTCCGGCATCAAGAGCGTCCAGGGTTTCCTGGTTCATCTCGAAGGTGCGCTCGATCGTGTAGGTGCCACCCTGGCCACCCAGCGTCAGGTCAAGACCTGCAGCCGGGC belongs to Arthrobacter tumbae and includes:
- a CDS encoding class F sortase, yielding MISSNSGRRRSFAVSAAAALLILTGCGTGTGSEGAQVPTTTTAPATSAPAAPSASASAEASPSAEPSQAPALPPTLEASAPVSFSIPTIEAGSDLLSLGLRENGSLEVPPDGPGAPASWYNQSPTPGERGPSVLLGHVNATGGGPGVFADLRALKAGDLIEVTREDGSTATFAVTKGEQYPKDEFPTQKVYGNTEGAELRLITCDGYDPATGEFDDNYVVYAELVT